GGCTTGGGTTGTTAAGGCGCGGGTGGGTCAACTTCGACTGGCTGTGGCGCGGCGCGCTGGCGGCGACCGGGGCGTTGATGATTGCGACGGGTTGAGGGGACTCGAACGCCGGCGTTTGCGCTGGTCGATTTGTCGACTCCACGGCCGGCCCATTCTTCATCGCTGTCAACTGCGCCAGGCGAGTCCATCGACGTCGGAGCCTGACAGTGCGCAGGCGCCTCGCTCGCACCACCTTCTCGAACTGTCACGCGGTCCTGACCTTCCCGTCTCCATCGCCTGCCGAATTAACGGCGCTTGATCGACGTCGAAGGAAAAAACAGCGCCGTGTCCTTGGATTGCCTCCATTTCCAGGGGAGGTCCAACATGGCCGTTCCTCTGCATTTCTGGCTCACCGACCCCGATGGCACGCCGATAGCCGGATCGAGTCTGGTACGGCCGATTGGGGGCGCGCTCGCATCAGCCATTGACGATCGAAAAGGAGGTCGATAAGTCGTCTCCCATTCTGTACATGGCCGTGTCGCGCGCAATGACGCTCTGGTCCGCCGAAGTGAAGTGGCATCGCACCAGCGAAGCCGGGAGAGAAGAAGAATATTTCAACACGCTCATGCGCAACGTAAAGATAATGTCGGTCGTCCCACGAGTGCTGAATATCAAGGAACAGCCGTCTGCGCACCGAAACCACTTCGAGATCGTCGAACTGATGTACGAGGAGATGCAGTGGTCCTATCCCGACGGCAATCTGATCTGCAAGGACGGCTGGAACATGGTCTGGTGAGGAAGGTGCATGGCACCGATACTTTGCACGCTCGACCTGAACAGACGGAGAACATCGCGTCTTCAATGTTCAGGCATCGGATCGATAGACGCGTATCGCAGGGATTGAGCAAGGGGTGCATCACCGTCGTCAATCCGCTGGACTTCGCCCGGCTGGAGCGGCACATCCGCTCGCGCAAGCCTTCTATCCCGATTCCCGGCGAGACGTTCAACGCATATGGCAAGGTCATGGTCCGATGAAGCGGCTTCTCCTCGGGGCGCTCGTCGCGGCGGTGAACGCAGTCATTACGCTTGTCGGAGCACTCGCACTGGTCAGCCTGTTCGACCTGCTGTCGATGAACCTGCCCTATTCGGTTCAGATGTTCCTCAGCTTCATTCTGCGCATGACCTGCAAGCAGGACATGGACAACGCCGACGACATGGCGATGCTAGCGTTCCTGCTGTACCTGACTATCTCCGTTGTGATCGTCGGCGCTATCGTGGTGGTGGGCAACGTCGCCATGCGCCGATATCTTGCGAAGCGTCGTGCGAACGGGTAGAACCGTACGCCGTCTTTTATCGGGCGACGTGGCTTCCACAAACGCGAACCATGCCGCTTGCCGGCGTAACCCGTGAGCGTGGCGTGCAAGCACGGCAGGCAGTCCAGCATGCGTCGCAGCCCGTTCGCCGACCCGCGCGTCGTCCCCCCGGAAAATCCGCCGCGACGCTCGTATCGCGTTACGCATCGAGTTGGCGTGGATCGACTTCTCGCCCGACAGCGACCGGTGACGCGGCCGCGGAAATGCGAAAGAAGTCGGGATGCACGCCGGGATTGCGCGCGGCCGCTACCCTGCCGCCGCGTCCGATGAGCGGGCGGCAGGACTGGGCCGGCTACCCCCGCCCCTCAGAACTGATACCCGACATGCAGACTCCCCTGCTGCGCCGACGCATGCGTGGTGTTGACGATCCCGTCATAGCTCACCGACACCGACAGGTGCTTCGCCGGATGCATCGTCACCCCGGCGCCTACCGTCAGATACCCGCGCGGCAGGCTCGTCCCCGGCGCGGTGAACTGCGTGCCGTCCTGCGAGGCCACGCTCACCGCCCGGTTCGCGTCCAGCAGTTCATGCGCATACGACAGCCGCACCTGCACGTTCACCGGCTTCAGCGCGTCGCCGAACGCACGGTCCAGCGTCACCCCCACATACGGTTGAAGGCTGCGCACGTTGTCCGTGCCGACGTTCAGGTCCTGTCCGCCCGCGCCGCTCTCACCGAAGCCGTTCGCATGGAAATACGCATAACGCAGTCCGATGCGCGGCGTCACCGTCACGCTGCCGAACGTCATCGGCAGACTCGCCTGGCCGCCCACGTTGAACTCCTGTCCCATGTGATCGCCTTCGGCCTTGTCCGCGCCGAACGGCCGCTTCTGCGACAGGAAGTCGAGACCCGCGCCGAGCGTCGCGCCCACGTTCACCGGTCCGAACGCGCGGCCGCCGTACAGCGCCGCGCGCAGCGTGTCGGTCGAGCCGGAATCGCCGGTCACGGATTCGTCGATATCCGCGTGATCGTAGCCGAGCGCGAGACCCGCGGTGGAATCGCCGTATTGGCGTTCGAGACCGGCGAGGAAGCCGTAGCGGTTCGACTGGAATCCGGGGCTGCCGCCGGTGCCGCCCACCTTCGTCTGGCTGCCGGTCGCGGTGATCCAGCCGGTCGGCGTGGAACCGGTCGCGTTGGACACGCCGCCAACCCGGTCGAGCAGCGCCGAGCCCTGGGCCTGCGCGCCGAGCACGGCGGCCGTGCCCAGCGCCGTGTAGATGCTGGTGTTCGTCGGCGCGACCACGACCGGATCGGTCGATGCCCCCGACAGCTTCAGTTCGACGTCGTTCGCGCCGTAGGAAACCGTGGGCGTGAGCGAGCCCAGGTTCGACGCGCCGGTGCTGTCGGTGCGGCTGAACGCGCCGCTCACGCCGTCCGTCGCCGACACCAGCGTGTACGACTTCGCGGTGTAGGTGCCCGGATCGTAGGTGATCGCGAGCACGCCATTCAGCGTCGCGCTGCCGTTGACCTTCAGCGACGATGCGGCAGTCGGGCTGACCTCGATCGACAGCGTTGCATTCGACGACTGCGTGTAGTTGCCGCCGATCGTCAGCGTGCCGATCGAGCCGCCCGGCGCGACGATGCCGTCGTTCGCGACGTCGCCGCCGATGGTGCCGTGGCCGCGCAGCGTGCCGCCCGCGTCGACCGCCGCGTTGCCGCCGAGCACCGCCTGCGGGTTGTCGATGTCGCCGACCTCGAACTCGCCGCCGGCCACTTCGGTCGTGCCGGTAAACGCCGCGCTGTTGCCGGTCACGATCAGCGTGCCGGTGCCCTGCTTGACCAGCCGGCCAGAACCGGAGAATGCGCCGCCGAAGCTGCCGCCCGCGTCGGACAGCGTCAGCGTGCGGCTGCCGAGGCTCACCGCGCCGTTGCCCGCGACGTTGCGGATCGATGCGCCGGTCGTCGTGGCCGAGATGTCGAACGTGCCGTTGACCGTCAAGCCGCTCGACTGCGCGACGCTGCCCGCGCCAGACAGCGCGAGCGATGCGCCGTTCGCGATCGTCGTGCCGCCGGTATAGGTGTTCGCGCCGGACAGCGTCTGTGTGCCGCCGTTCACCCCCACGCCACCGCTGCCGCCGATGGTCCCGCTGAACGCGCCGCTCGCGTGGGTCAAGGTCAGCGTCTGGCTGCCGAGGTTGACGGTGCCACTGCCCGACAGCGCCTGGATCGACGCGCCGCCGCTCGTCGCGGAGAGGTCGAGCGTGCCGTTGTCGGTCACGCCGCTGGACTGCGCGATGCCGCCCGCGCCCGACAACGCCAGCGTGCCGCCGCTGATCGTCGTCGCGCCGGTGTAGGTATTCGCGCCGCTGAGGGTCTGTGTGCCGCCGGCCAGCGTCACAGCACCCGCGCCGCCGATCCCGCCGGCGAACGTGCCGGCGCCGTTCGTGAGCGTGAGATCCTTTGCGCCGAGATTCACGGCGCCGCCCCCGGACAGGCTCGCGATCGACGCGCCAGCGGTCGTGCCGGAGATATCCAGCACGCCGTTGTCAGCCACACCGCTCGACCTGGCGATGCTGCCCGAGCCAGCCAGCGCAAGCGTCGACCCGCCGGCAACGTTCGTTGCGCCGGTGTAAGTGTTCGTGCCCGACAACGCCTCGGCGCCCGCGGTGACGGCAAGGCCGCCGGTGCCACCGATCGTGCCGCTGAACGTGTCCCCCGCCTGGGTCAGCGTCAGCGTCTGGCCGCCGAGGTTCACGCTGCCGTTGCCCGTCAGGCTCGTAACCGACGCGCCGGCCGCCGTGCCGGCAATGTCGAACGTGCCGTTGTCCGTCACGCCTGAAGACGCGGCCACCGACCCGTTGCCGGTCAGCGTCAGGGTGCCGCCTGCCGCGATGGCTGTCGCGCCGGTGTACCCGTTCGTGCCCGAGAGGATTTCATTGCCCGTGGAAACCGTCAGGCCGCCAGCACCGAGGATCTGGCCGCCGAAGCTGCCGCCCGACAAGGTGAGCCCCTGGCTGCCCACCGTCACGCTGCCGCTGCCCGACAGCGACGTGATCGCGCCTTCGATCTGCAGCGAGCCGTTGTCCACCACGTTCGCGAGGATGATGTTGCCCGCGTTGGACAGCACCAGCGTCGCGCCGCTGTCGATCGTCGTAGCGCCGGTGTAGGTGCTGATGCCGGTGAGCGTTTCGGTGCCGCCCTGCAGCGTCAGCCCGCCGGTGCCCGCGATCGCGCCGCCGAACGTCCCGCTCGCGTCGGTCAGCGTCAGGGTCTGGTCGCCGAGGTTCACGCTGCCGTTGCCGGACAGGCTCGCGATCGACGTGCCGGCGGTCGTGCCGGAAATGTCGAGCGTACCGCTGTCGGCGATGCCGCTCGAATCCGCGATGCTACCGCTGCCCGACAGCGCGAGCGTCGCGCCGCTGCCGATCGTCGTCGCGCCGGTGTAGCCGTTCGCGCCGCTCAACGTTTCGGTGCCGCCGCTCAACGTCACGCCGCCGGTGCCGCCGATGGCTCCGCTGAACGTGCCGCTCGCGCCGGTCAGCGTGAGCGTCCGGGCGCCGAGGTCCACCGCGCCAGAGCCGGACAGCTTCGTGATGGATGCGCCGGCTGTCGTGCCGGAGAGGTCCAGCGTGCCATTGTTCGTCACGCCGCTGGACTGCGCGATGCTGCCCGCGCCAGCCAGGGTCAGCGTGCCGCCGCTGCCGATCGTCGTCGCGCCGGTATAGCCGTTCGCGCCGCTCAACGTTTCGGTGCCGCCGTTCACCGTGACGTTGCCCGTGCCGCCGACGGTCCCGCTGAACGTGCCGCTTGCATGGGTCAGCGTGAGCGATTGGGTACCGAGGTTGACCGCGCCGTTGCCCGTGAGGCTCGCGATCGATGCGCCGTTCGTCGCGCTGCCAATGTTGAACGTACCGTTATCGGTCACGCCGCTCGACGGTGCGATGCTGCCGGTACCCGACAGGGCGAGCGCCGCGCCGCTGCCGATCGTCGTCGCGCCCGTGTAGGTGCTCGTCCCCGACAGCGTCTGCGTGCCGCTGCTCAACGTCACGCCGCCCGTGCCATCAATGACCCCGTTGAATACACCGCCCGCGTCGGTCAGCGTGAGTGATTGCGCACCGAGTGCGACCGCGCCGCTGCCTGCGAGGCTCGCGACCGAAGCGCCGGCTGTCGTGCCCGAAATATCGAAGGTGCCGTTGTCGGTCAGGCCGCGGGACTGCGCGATGCTGCCGGCACCGGCCAGGACCAGCGTACTGCCGTTGCCGATCGTCGTCGCGCCGGTATAGCCGTTCGCGCCGCTCAATGTTTCGGTGCCGCCGTTCACCGTCACGCTGCCCGTGCCGCCGATGGCTCCGCTGAACATACCGTTCGCATCGGTCAGCGTGAGCGACTGCGTGCCGAGGTTGACTGCGCCGGCGCCCGCGAGGCTCGCGATCGATGCGCCGTTCGTCGTACTGGAGATATCGAACGTACCGCTATTGGCGACGCCGCCCGAATCCGCGATGCTGCCCGTACCCGACAGTGTCAGCGTCGTGCCGCTGCCGATCGTCGTCGCGCCCGTGTAGGTGTTCGTCCCCGACAGCGTTTCCGCGCCGCCCGCGAGCACGAGGCCGCCGGTACCGGCAATCGCACCGCCGAACGTGCCGTTCGCAGCGGAGAGCGTCAGCGTCTCGCTGCCGAGATTCACGCCGCCGTTGCCCGCGAGGCTCGTGACCGACGCGCCGGCTGTCGTGCCCGCAATGTCGAACGTGCCGTTGTCCGTCACGCCGGACGACGCCGCCACCGACCCGCTGCCCGTCAGCGCAAGCGAACCGTCTGCCGCGATGGTCGTCGCGCCGGTGTACGCGTTCGCGCCCGACAATGTTACGGTGCCGCCCGAGACCGTCAGCCCGCCGTCACCGAGAATCCGGCCATCGAAGCTGCCGCCCGACAAGGTGAGACCCTGGCTGCCCACCGTCACGCTGCCGCTGCCCGACAGCGACGTGATCGCGCCTTCGATCTGCAACGAGCCATTGTCGACCACGTTCGCGAGCATGATGTTGCCCGCGTTGGACAGCACCAGCGTCGCGCCGCTGTCGATCGTCGTGGTGCCGGTGTAGGTGCTGACGCCGGTGAGCGTTTCGATCCCGCCCTGCAGCGTCACGCCGCCGGTGCCGGCGATCGTGCCGCCGAACGTGCCGCTCGCGTCGGTCAGCGTCAGGGTCTGGTTGCCGAGGTTCACGCTGCCGTTGCCCGACAGGCTCGTGATCGACGCACCCTGCGTGGTGCCGGAAATATCGAACGTGCCGCTGGTGGCCACATCGCTTGAATCCGCGATGCTGCCCGCCCCCGACAGGGCAAGCGTCGTGCCACTGTTGATCGTCGTCGCGCCGGTATACGCGTTGGTTCCGGACAGCGTCTGCGTCCCGCCGCTCAACGTCACGCCGCCGGCGCCGCCGATCGCTCCGCTGAACGCGCCGTTCGCGTTCGTCAGCGTGAGCGACTGCGCGCCCAGGCTGACCGCGCCGCTGCCGGCGAGGCTCGTGATCGCTGCGCCGTCCGTCGTCCGGGAGATATCGAGCGTGCCGTCGTCGGTCACGCCGCTGGACTGCGCGATGCTGCCGCTGCCAGCCAGCGCCAGGGTGCCGCCGTTGCCGACCGTTGTCGCGCCGGTGTAGCCGTTCGCACCCGACAGCGTCTGCGTCCCTGCGCTCACCGTCACGCCGCCCGTGCCGCCAATGGCTCCGCTGAATGTGCTGCTCGCGTCGGTCAGCGTGAGCGACTGCACGCCGAGGTCGACTGCGCCATTGCCCGCGAGGCTGGCGACCGAAGCGCCGCTCGTCGTGCCGGAAATATCGAACGTGCCGTTGTCGGTCACGCCGCTGGATTGCGCGATGCTGCCGGTGCCGGTCAGGGCCAGCGTGCTGCCGCTGCCGATCGACGTCACGCCCGTATAGGTGTTCGTCCCACTCAACGTCTGCGTCCCGCCACTCACCGTCATCCCACCCGCGCCGCCAATCACCCCCCTGAAAACATCGCCCGCATCGGTCAGCGTGAGCAGTTGCGCGCCGAGGTCGACCGTGCCGCTGCCCGCGAGGCTTGCAACCGAAGCGCCGGCGGTCGTGCCGGCGATATCGAACGTGCCGTTATCGGTCAGGCCGCTCGACCGCGCGATGCTGCCGCTGCCCGTGAGCGCGAGCGTGCCGTCCGCGATCGTCGTCGCGCCCGTGTAGGTGTTCACGCCGGTCAGCGTCAGCATGCCCGCGTCGCGCTTCTCCAGCGCGCCCGCGCCGGACAGCACGCCGGACTGCGTGGCGCTGTCGCCTGCGGCGACGTCCGCGGCGAGCGTCGCGTTATCCGACACGCCGATCGCATTGCCAATCGTTACGCCATTCGCATAGTCGAGGACCGAGTCGCCCGTCACCGCGACGCTTGCGCCACCGAACACGTTGTCGTTGCCGAGGCCGAGCGTCACGCCCGCAATCTCGATTGTCCCCGTGAAGTTCGAGTTGTCGCCCGTGAGCAGCAGCACGCCCGCGCCGCCGATCGTATAGCTGCCCGTTCCGCTGATCGCACCGCTCTCGGTGGCCGTGCCGCTGGTCACCGACAGGATCGTCGCGCCGTCGATCACGAGGCGGTTGGCGACGTCCAGTCCACTGGCGAGCGAGAGCGTCGTGCCGTCTTCGAGCGTGATCACGCCGGTGCCGGCCGCCTGGTTGTTCGTGAGCGCGAGCGTGCCCGCGTTCACCGTCGTGCCGCCGGAGTAGGTGTTTGTGTTGCTCAGCGTGAGCGTGCCGGTGCCGTTCTGCGCGAGCGAGCCCGCGCCCGACACCTTGCCGCTGAAGCCGACGTCGTTCGTGTGATTGAACGCGAGCGTGCCGTCATCCGTCACGTCGCCGGTAATCGAGCCGGTCGTGCCGCCGTCGCCGATCTGCAGCGTGCCGTTCGCGATCGTCGTGCCGCCCGAGTAGGTGTTCGCGCCGGTCAGCTTGAGCGTGCCGGTGCCGTTCTGCGCGAGCAAACCCGCGCCCGACACCTTGCCGCTGAAGCTGACGTCGTTCGTGCGATCGAATGCGAGCGTGCCGTTATCCGTCACGTCGCCCGCAAGCGAGCCGGTCGTGCCGCCGTTGCCGATCTGCAGCGTGCCGTTCGTGATGGTCGTGCCGCCGGAATAGGTGTTCGTACCCGTCAGCGTTGCGACACCAGCGCCCTGCTTGACGATCCCGCCGGTGCCTTCGATCGTGCCGCCAAAGCTCGCGTTGTCTCCGTCGCCGAACGTCAGCGCGTGCGCACCAAGATTGACGGTCGTGCCAGCCGCACCGGACAGCGCGCCGATGGTCTGGTTCGCGCCCGATGCGCTGATGTCGAAGCCCGCGCCCGTTGCGGCCAGCGTGATATTGCCCATCGCCGCGAGCGAGCCGCCCGCGCCGAGCGCGAGCGTGCCGGCATTGACCGTTGTGCCGCCCGTGAAGGTATTCGTGCCGGACAGCGTCTCGGTGCCCGTCCCCTGCTTGACGATGCCGCCCGTGCCCGCGATCGTGCCACCGAAGGTCTGGTCGTTCGCGTCGCCCATCGTCAGCGTATTCGCGCCGAGCACCACCACCGTGCCGGCCGCGCCCGCGAGCGCGCCGATCGCCTGCGCGGTGGTTGCGCCACTGAGGTCGAGGGCCGTTCCCACGTTCGCGAGATCGACGGTGCCGGTCCCCGACAGCGAACCGCCCGTGCCGATCGCGATCGTGCCGGCATCGACCGTCGTACCGCCGGTGAAGGTGTTCGCACCGGTCAGCGTCTCGGTGCCCGTGCCCTGCTTGACGATGCCGCCCGTGCCGGTGATCGCGCCGCCGAAGGTATGGTCGTTCGCGTCGCCCATCGTCAGCGTATTCGCGCCGAGCGACACCGCCGTGCCGGCTGCGCCCGCGAGCGCGCCGAGTGTCTGCGCAGTGGTCGCGCCGCGGAGGTCGAGTGTCGTCCCTGCGTTCACGAGATCGACAGTACCGGTCGCCGACAGCGAGCCGCCCGCGCCAAGCGCGAGCGTGCCGGCGTTAATCGTCGTGGTGCCGGTATAGGTATTCGCGCCGGACAGCGTCTCGGTGCCCGCCCCCTGCTTGACGATGCCGCCCGTGCCGGTAATCGCGCCGCCGAACGTTTCGTTACCCGAATCACCCAACGTGAGACTGTTGCCGCCGAGCTTGACCGTCGAGCCGGCCACGCCGGACAGGCCGCCGATGGTCTGCGCCGCGCCGGCGCCGCTGATGTCGAAGCTCGCGCCCGTGTTCGCGAGGTTCACGTCGGTTGCGGCCGCGAGGCTGCCGCCCGTGCTGATCGCGAGCGTGCCGGCATCAACCGTCGCGCTGCCGGTGAAGGTGTTCGCGGCGGTCAGCGCCGCGGTGCCGCTGCCCTGCTTGACGATCCCACCCGTGCCTTCGATCACGCCGCCGAAGTTCTGATTGCCCAGGTTGCCGAACGTGAGGTCGTTGCCGCCGAGGTCGACCATCGAGCCGGCTGCGCCTGACAGCCCGCCGATCGTCTGCGGCGTGGTCGCGCCCGTGAGGCTGAGGGTCGCGCCCGCGTTCGCGAGATTCACGCTGCCGGTGGACGCGAGCGAGCCGCCCGCGCCGAGCGCGAGCGTGCCCGCGTTAATCGTCGTGCCACCGGTGTAAGTGTTCGTGCCGGTCAGCGTTTCGGTGCCGCTGCCCTGCTTGAC
The Paraburkholderia caballeronis genome window above contains:
- the tssD gene encoding type VI secretion system tube protein TssD gives rise to the protein MTIEKEVDKSSPILYMAVSRAMTLWSAEVKWHRTSEAGREEEYFNTLMRNVKIMSVVPRVLNIKEQPSAHRNHFEIVELMYEEMQWSYPDGNLICKDGWNMVW
- a CDS encoding autotransporter-associated beta strand repeat-containing protein — encoded protein: MTGITSIASNGAINFMQGSGSLSFTQQITGTGSVTQSGAGTTTLSGASTYSGGTHLNAGEIVVGNNAALGTGTLTVGGNATLDSSAPGLNIANPVVVSSGDTLTLGGGNTMAIGGTISGAGGLVKSGLATVTLAGVNAYVGGTQLNAGAIVVGSNGALGTGTLTVGGNATLDSSAAVTIANQITVGTGDALTLGGGNAMSLISAISGAGGLAKNGAATVTLSGANSYAGGTTINAGTLALGAGGSLAPASSVNLSGAGTGFDISASGANQTIGALAGVAGTAVSLGARTLTLNDATSQTFGGTIGGTGGIVKQGVGIETLTGANTYTGGTTVSAGTLALGAGGSLAATGSVALGATGAGFDISASGASQTIGALIGAAGTTVSLGGNDLTFGDGAGRAFGGAITGTGGIVKQGAGTETLSGANTYTGTTTINAGTLALGAGGSLATTGNIMLAVTGVGFDISASGASQTIGALIGVSGTTVSLGGNDLTFGDGAGRAFGGAIGGTGGIVKQGAGTETLTGTNTFTGGTTVEGGTLAIGAGGSLASTGSVNLANAGATLNLAGATTPQTVGGLSGAAGSTVNLGGNSLTLSDSGNETFGGAITGSGGIVKQGAGTETLSGANTYTGTTTINAGTLALGAGGSLATTGNVDLGAAGAIFDISGAGAAQTIGSLSGAAGSMLDLGGNGLTFGDASSHTFGGAIEGTGGLVKQGAGTETLTGANTFTGGATINAGTLSIGAGGSLSGTGTVDLANAGTALDLNGATTAQTIGALAGAAGTAVLLGANTLTMGDAGNQTFSGAIVGTGGLVKQGAGTETLTGANTFTGGTTVNAGTLALGAGGSLATTGSVALGATGAGFDISASGADQAIRALSGVAGTTVSLGGNDLTFGDGNTHTFGGAIGGTGAVVKQGSGTETLTGTNTYTGGTTINAGTLALGAGGSLASTGSVNLANAGATLSLTGATTPQTIGGLSGAAGSMVDLGGNDLTFGNLGNQNFGGVIEGTGGIVKQGSGTAALTAANTFTGSATVDAGTLAISTGGSLAAATDVNLANTGASFDISGAGAAQTIGGLSGVAGSTVKLGGNSLTLGDSGNETFGGAITGTGGIVKQGAGTETLSGANTYTGTTTINAGTLALGAGGSLSATGTVDLVNAGTTLDLRGATTAQTLGALAGAAGTAVSLGANTLTMGDANDHTFGGAITGTGGIVKQGTGTETLTGANTFTGGTTVDAGTIAIGTGGSLSGTGTVDLANVGTALDLSGATTAQAIGALAGAAGTVVVLGANTLTMGDANDQTFGGTIAGTGGIVKQGTGTETLSGTNTFTGGTTVNAGTLALGAGGSLAAMGNITLAATGAGFDISASGANQTIGALSGAAGTTVNLGAHALTFGDGDNASFGGTIEGTGGIVKQGAGVATLTGTNTYSGGTTITNGTLQIGNGGTTGSLAGDVTDNGTLAFDRTNDVSFSGKVSGAGLLAQNGTGTLKLTGANTYSGGTTIANGTLQIGDGGTTGSITGDVTDDGTLAFNHTNDVGFSGKVSGAGSLAQNGTGTLTLSNTNTYSGGTTVNAGTLALTNNQAAGTGVITLEDGTTLSLASGLDVANRLVIDGATILSVTSGTATESGAISGTGSYTIGGAGVLLLTGDNSNFTGTIEIAGVTLGLGNDNVFGGASVAVTGDSVLDYANGVTIGNAIGVSDNATLAADVAAGDSATQSGVLSGAGALEKRDAGMLTLTGVNTYTGATTIADGTLALTGSGSIARSSGLTDNGTFDIAGTTAGASVASLAGSGTVDLGAQLLTLTDAGDVFRGVIGGAGGMTVSGGTQTLSGTNTYTGVTSIGSGSTLALTGTGSIAQSSGVTDNGTFDISGTTSGASVASLAGNGAVDLGVQSLTLTDASSTFSGAIGGTGGVTVSAGTQTLSGANGYTGATTVGNGGTLALAGSGSIAQSSGVTDDGTLDISRTTDGAAITSLAGSGAVSLGAQSLTLTNANGAFSGAIGGAGGVTLSGGTQTLSGTNAYTGATTINSGTTLALSGAGSIADSSDVATSGTFDISGTTQGASITSLSGNGSVNLGNQTLTLTDASGTFGGTIAGTGGVTLQGGIETLTGVSTYTGTTTIDSGATLVLSNAGNIMLANVVDNGSLQIEGAITSLSGSGSVTVGSQGLTLSGGSFDGRILGDGGLTVSGGTVTLSGANAYTGATTIAADGSLALTGSGSVAASSGVTDNGTFDIAGTTAGASVTSLAGNGGVNLGSETLTLSAANGTFGGAIAGTGGLVLAGGAETLSGTNTYTGATTIGSGTTLTLSGTGSIADSGGVANSGTFDISSTTNGASIASLAGAGAVNLGTQSLTLTDANGMFSGAIGGTGSVTVNGGTETLSGANGYTGATTIGNGSTLVLAGAGSIAQSRGLTDNGTFDISGTTAGASVASLAGSGAVALGAQSLTLTDAGGVFNGVIDGTGGVTLSSGTQTLSGTSTYTGATTIGSGAALALSGTGSIAPSSGVTDNGTFNIGSATNGASIASLTGNGAVNLGTQSLTLTHASGTFSGTVGGTGNVTVNGGTETLSGANGYTGATTIGSGGTLTLAGAGSIAQSSGVTNNGTLDLSGTTAGASITKLSGSGAVDLGARTLTLTGASGTFSGAIGGTGGVTLSGGTETLSGANGYTGATTIGSGATLALSGSGSIADSSGIADSGTLDISGTTAGTSIASLSGNGSVNLGDQTLTLTDASGTFGGAIAGTGGLTLQGGTETLTGISTYTGATTIDSGATLVLSNAGNIILANVVDNGSLQIEGAITSLSGSGSVTVGSQGLTLSGGSFGGQILGAGGLTVSTGNEILSGTNGYTGATAIAAGGTLTLTGNGSVAASSGVTDNGTFDIAGTAAGASVTSLTGNGSVNLGGQTLTLTQAGDTFSGTIGGTGGLAVTAGAEALSGTNTYTGATNVAGGSTLALAGSGSIARSSGVADNGVLDISGTTAGASIASLSGGGAVNLGAKDLTLTNGAGTFAGGIGGAGAVTLAGGTQTLSGANTYTGATTISGGTLALSGAGGIAQSSGVTDNGTLDLSATSGGASIQALSGSGTVNLGSQTLTLTHASGAFSGTIGGSGGVGVNGGTQTLSGANTYTGGTTIANGASLALSGAGSVAQSSGLTVNGTFDISATTTGASIRNVAGNGAVSLGSRTLTLSDAGGSFGGAFSGSGRLVKQGTGTLIVTGNSAAFTGTTEVAGGEFEVGDIDNPQAVLGGNAAVDAGGTLRGHGTIGGDVANDGIVAPGGSIGTLTIGGNYTQSSNATLSIEVSPTAASSLKVNGSATLNGVLAITYDPGTYTAKSYTLVSATDGVSGAFSRTDSTGASNLGSLTPTVSYGANDVELKLSGASTDPVVVAPTNTSIYTALGTAAVLGAQAQGSALLDRVGGVSNATGSTPTGWITATGSQTKVGGTGGSPGFQSNRYGFLAGLERQYGDSTAGLALGYDHADIDESVTGDSGSTDTLRAALYGGRAFGPVNVGATLGAGLDFLSQKRPFGADKAEGDHMGQEFNVGGQASLPMTFGSVTVTPRIGLRYAYFHANGFGESGAGGQDLNVGTDNVRSLQPYVGVTLDRAFGDALKPVNVQVRLSYAHELLDANRAVSVASQDGTQFTAPGTSLPRGYLTVGAGVTMHPAKHLSVSVSYDGIVNTTHASAQQGSLHVGYQF